The DNA window AAATCACTTGCAAGCTGCTCCGAGGATTTCATTTTTCCTTCAATAGCCAGAGCAATGACATACGTATCGGCTCCAATTTTCGCTAGAATACGGTCAGCTTCTTTTTTCTTTACAATTTCCATGTCTGCTGGACTTAGCTGTTCTGGAGCTTTTTCATCCGGTACTTCCACTACATCTACTTTTGCGTAAGCCCCTAAACGTTTTGTGTATTCCTCTATCCCCATTTTCAAATACTTTTCTTTTAACTTTCCAACTGATACAATTTGTATATTCACAGGTTATCCACCTTTACAATTCATTTACAAACAAGTTATGCACATATTTTATCCACATATCCACAACACTTATCTACATATTGTGTCATCATTTTCATTTGCCACAATATATATTGCCGATCCATCGCAGTATGTACACTTTGTGGATAACTTTTTATCTTCTTTTAGTTCTTCCATCATTGGGAAGGTTTTTTGTTCTGCAACAAACATGTCTAAAGCTTGATTTATATGGGCTTCGCAACTGAATATTCTCAATTTTTAACATCCTTTCTTTTTCCGAATAATTAATATAGTTATTCACAAATGATTCGTTCTTATCCACAACCTATTTTACCAAAGCAAAAACGAGTAGGAAAGACAAGCTTTTCTTTACCTACTCGCTGTGTAAATCTTTTATTTACAATTCGAAGTTATCCACATGTTTATAATTTAGTTGTTTCCTTTAAAGTAAGTGTTAACTCTACCAACTCTCCTTGGCGATATACTTTTACTTTTAATTCGTCGCCGATTTCTTTTTCATTGTATAAATGCTTTCTTAAATCAATAGAGTTTTCTATTTTTTGACCATCCATTTCGACAATTACGTCGTAGGTTTTCATTTCCGCTAAAGCTGCAGGCGAATTTTCTACTATTTGGTCGACCACTACCCCAGTTGTCACTTCCGCCGGTAATTTTAACGTATCACGTTGGTGTACTGCTGGTACATTCGTCAAGTCAATCATTGTAATACCCATAGATGGTCGATTTACTTGTCCGTTAACCTCTAAATCCTCAATAACTGGAATTGCCGAATTGATGGGAATTGCAAGCCCAATTCCTTCTACAGTCGCTTCAGAAATTTTCATCGAGTTTATTCCTATAAGCTGTCCGGCTAAGTTAATCAGTGCACCACCACTGTTTCCTGGATTAATCGCTGCATCCGTTTGTAATACTTCTGCTTGCCAATCTTCTACACCATCTTGGTTAAGATCCACTGGAATTGCACGATCTTTACCAGATACCACACCTGTTGTAACCGATCCATAGAAATCTAAACCAAGCGGATTACCAATTGCGATAACTGTCTCCCCTTGCTTTAATGCATCTGAATCACCAAACTCTAGGACAGTATCTACTCCTGTATCATCAATTTCTAGAACTGCTAAGTCCGTCCAAATATCACTTCCTACGAGATTTGCTGGTACTTTTGTTCCATCTACTAATGTTACCTCTAACGATTTTGCGCCTTCAATTACATGATAATTTGTAATAACAAAAGCTTTTCCGCCTTCTTTTTTATAAATAACTCCTGAACCCGTTCCAGCTTCTTGTGTTGATTGTGACCGACTCCAAAAATTAGTAACGGACTGAATATTTGTAACCCCAACAACTGCTGCCGATGCTTTTTCTACTGCACTCGTAACATCTGTTGTAATATCAACTGAAAGCTGTTTTGTTTCTGTTGCATTTTTCGCCGTTTTAGCTGATGGTAAATTTGTTACAACAGATGGTATTAGAAACCATACAAGAAGTGCTCCGACCATTACACCAGCTAAAGCGCTTAAGAAGTATCCTGGTAATCCCCTTTTCTTTTCTTTCTTTGGTTCTTCTTGCGGTTCGTATGGATTATAATAGCCCATTGTTCATCTCCCTTTCATTTAACAATATGTTCGTGTCTTTAATTTACCCATTTCACATTAAAATTAAATGAAAATTATTTAAAAGTTAAATAAAAAAAAGTTCCAAAAGCTAATAAGTAGCTTTTGGAACTTCATTTACTAGACAAGGACTAACTCAGTTGGATGATTGGCATCTGTATCATGTAGATGCACATACTCCCCCGCAACTATCCCACACGATTGTAGAGTTTGTGTAACACTCATTCTTGCAAGATCCTTCATATTATTATCTTTACTCAAATGCGACAGATAAATATGTGTATTCTTTAAATCTATTACTTCACTCATTGCAACAGCTGCATCTTCATTAGACACATGACCTACATCGCTTAATATTCTACGTTTTACCGACCAGGGATAGCGTCCCATTTGAAGCATACTGACATCATGATTACTTTCAAAGACGAACGAATCCGCTCCTTTTATATGGCCTTTCATTCGGTCACTTACATAGCCTGTATCTGTAATCAGGACAAGCTTGCGACCATTTTCATGAAAGATATAAAACATTGGATCTGCCGCATCGTGAGACACTCCAAAGGACTGGATATCCATTGTACCAAATGTTTTAACCGTTTCCATATCAAATTGGAATCGCTGCTCTACCGGTACTTTTCCAATAAGGGAATCCATGGCAAACCAAGTTTTTTCATTTGCATAAATAGGAATACCATACTTTCTTGCAACCACGCCTAGACCTTTAATATGATCGCTATGCTCATGAGTAACAAAAATACCTGACAGTTTTTTCATGTCTCGGTCAATTTCATGGAAAAGTTGCTCCATTTTCTTGCCACTTAGCCCTACATCTACTAGGAAGCAATGCTCTTCATTTTCCACATAAACTGCATTCCCACTGCTTCCACTAGCTAATACACTGAACTTCATAGTTAAAACTCCTTACTCTACAACTGCTTGTTCTACCTCTTTTTTGGGAATTTCAATAATTCTTCCTTCTACTGCATTTACAAAGTGTTCTTCTATTGTTCCATTTGAAAGCTCTACTAAAATATGCCAAGTTGGTGCAAATACTTGCGTTTCTGCCTGTTGGGCTAGGGTAGAGTATCCCAAATTAATTTCTTTTACCGTAGAATCAGGTTTTATTAACGTTCGGGAATATAAAAGATTAATCGCCTGCATAGTAGGCAATAGTTTTTTCGACTCATTGTAGTCCTCTAAATTATCCAATATCGTTTGTTCATATCGAATAATTTCATGTTCATCATTCCAGTAAACAACGACTTTTGCATTTTGATTATAATAAACTAGTCGATTATTTACTGTTTGAAATAATGTAGCAGACTGATTTTCTTCATCTACTTTCCACAATTCATAAGAAGATCCACGAATAATATTTTCCGATAGTAGTTTTTCTATTGTATTTTCCTCTGTTATTAGAAGTGGTTCTTTAAAGGTACCTATTAGCTGATAGTCTTCTTTCACTTCTACGGTCTGATTCGTTAATTGTCCTAATTCTTCTGTGCTAAATATATGAACACTACCAGAAACATAAGAAGCTTCTTGAATAATATCTTCTGTTTTTTCAACTTTTATATTATCTAAGACTAGTCGTTCCTCAATAGGTGTATCCCTGGGAACTACAACATCCGAGGCTTCATTATATCTATTTAAATAAAGAGAGAATAAAAACACGTTTAGAATAGAAAATACAATAATAAATATTGTTTTTGTTTTATTCCAATCCAAATTTGCCACCTCCGAGTAGATCTGGAGATACGCGAACCCAAGATCCATTTATTAAATAATACCAAGATGGTTCTAGTGTTAGTAATGACTGATTATCATCACGTGATAAATAATACCCTGGAACCATTTCGTCAACAGACGATAATACATTTAATTCAGGAATGGAAGTGAGTAAATCATATGTCGCCTGTCCTGACGGCAACTGTACATCTCTCGGTTTGATAGGTAGTGCATTCAACGTGTAGTACGGTCTTGTATACCGATATACTTGATTAACACCCCAATTTTGAATAATTTCCGTTTCAGTATCATTGCTAAACACAGGCAACCCTAGAAAGTGCAGTTGATAATGAATTTGTTGAGCTGTTGTCGCGTTGATCTTACTGTAACGGTAATCATCTGTCCATCCGTTATGTTCGTTTACGAAATTGACACTATTTAAAATGAGGTCTGCAGGATCAATGGCACTTTCACTTTCAGAGGCTGGATTAACAAAATTAAGCCTTTTATATAGAAAATCCACTTTCATTAGTGCAGTATCATCTGTATATTCTTGTTGACTAGTACCTACCGGATTACTACGTACTAAACTTGGGTTACTAAACAGAGCGTTTTTAAACCTTTCTGGTGCAATCTCCTCTAAATAATACGTATACTTTACTGTATCCTCAGGAATTGTTGAAACATATAAAGATAATCTACCTGGTCTTTCTATTTCATTATACACTGGCATACTAGCGGATTGTTGAATGATGCGTTCGGTAAAACCTTCCTTATCAACCTTTTCGACAGAGGTAGTATACACTTTTTGTTTTACCGTATTAAGAAAATACAAGTTAATGCCATTGGATGAGTCTGACCAATCAACCACTAAACGATTAAAGGAAGCATCCGGAAAATTATGATCGGCAAAAGTAAAAATACTACCAAAGATTTCGATTGGAACTTCTGCTTGATAGAAAAAAGTAGCCCGATTAGGCGTATTAATCATTTCGTTTATTTGTTTGGGACTTACTTTATTATTATGAAGTTCTACCGTTTGTATTTCCCAGCTTTTCATTGAATTTAATACTCTTTCTATATTCACAGTTTTAATAGTTCCATTTATCGTGTGTTCTTGACTAAG is part of the Psychrobacillus sp. FSL H8-0483 genome and encodes:
- the rlmH gene encoding 23S rRNA (pseudouridine(1915)-N(3))-methyltransferase RlmH; its protein translation is MNIQIVSVGKLKEKYLKMGIEEYTKRLGAYAKVDVVEVPDEKAPEQLSPADMEIVKKKEADRILAKIGADTYVIALAIEGKMKSSEQLASDLESLMTYGRSKIAFVIGGSLGLHEDVMKRADEKLSFSKMTLPHQLMKLVLVEQIYRAFRIIKNEPYHK
- a CDS encoding CxxH/CxxC protein → MRIFSCEAHINQALDMFVAEQKTFPMMEELKEDKKLSTKCTYCDGSAIYIVANENDDTICR
- a CDS encoding trypsin-like peptidase domain-containing protein; protein product: MGYYNPYEPQEEPKKEKKRGLPGYFLSALAGVMVGALLVWFLIPSVVTNLPSAKTAKNATETKQLSVDITTDVTSAVEKASAAVVGVTNIQSVTNFWSRSQSTQEAGTGSGVIYKKEGGKAFVITNYHVIEGAKSLEVTLVDGTKVPANLVGSDIWTDLAVLEIDDTGVDTVLEFGDSDALKQGETVIAIGNPLGLDFYGSVTTGVVSGKDRAIPVDLNQDGVEDWQAEVLQTDAAINPGNSGGALINLAGQLIGINSMKISEATVEGIGLAIPINSAIPVIEDLEVNGQVNRPSMGITMIDLTNVPAVHQRDTLKLPAEVTTGVVVDQIVENSPAALAEMKTYDVIVEMDGQKIENSIDLRKHLYNEKEIGDELKVKVYRQGELVELTLTLKETTKL
- a CDS encoding MBL fold metallo-hydrolase, translated to MKFSVLASGSSGNAVYVENEEHCFLVDVGLSGKKMEQLFHEIDRDMKKLSGIFVTHEHSDHIKGLGVVARKYGIPIYANEKTWFAMDSLIGKVPVEQRFQFDMETVKTFGTMDIQSFGVSHDAADPMFYIFHENGRKLVLITDTGYVSDRMKGHIKGADSFVFESNHDVSMLQMGRYPWSVKRRILSDVGHVSNEDAAVAMSEVIDLKNTHIYLSHLSKDNNMKDLARMSVTQTLQSCGIVAGEYVHLHDTDANHPTELVLV
- the yycI gene encoding two-component system regulatory protein YycI; amino-acid sequence: MDWNKTKTIFIIVFSILNVFLFSLYLNRYNEASDVVVPRDTPIEERLVLDNIKVEKTEDIIQEASYVSGSVHIFSTEELGQLTNQTVEVKEDYQLIGTFKEPLLITEENTIEKLLSENIIRGSSYELWKVDEENQSATLFQTVNNRLVYYNQNAKVVVYWNDEHEIIRYEQTILDNLEDYNESKKLLPTMQAINLLYSRTLIKPDSTVKEINLGYSTLAQQAETQVFAPTWHILVELSNGTIEEHFVNAVEGRIIEIPKKEVEQAVVE
- the yycH gene encoding two-component system activity regulator YycH — protein: MKYIEQVKSVILLLLILLSLSLTFTIWTYSPSYDTNEPPIVDISIAEKKKIEDVIKPYRLILSQEHTINGTIKTVNIERVLNSMKSWEIQTVELHNNKVSPKQINEMINTPNRATFFYQAEVPIEIFGSIFTFADHNFPDASFNRLVVDWSDSSNGINLYFLNTVKQKVYTTSVEKVDKEGFTERIIQQSASMPVYNEIERPGRLSLYVSTIPEDTVKYTYYLEEIAPERFKNALFSNPSLVRSNPVGTSQQEYTDDTALMKVDFLYKRLNFVNPASESESAIDPADLILNSVNFVNEHNGWTDDYRYSKINATTAQQIHYQLHFLGLPVFSNDTETEIIQNWGVNQVYRYTRPYYTLNALPIKPRDVQLPSGQATYDLLTSIPELNVLSSVDEMVPGYYLSRDDNQSLLTLEPSWYYLINGSWVRVSPDLLGGGKFGLE